CGCCGTGCTCGGCGCGGGCGTGATGGGCGCGCAGATCGCCGCGCACCTCATCAACGTCAAGGTGCCGGTCATCCTGTTTGACCTGGCCGCCAAGGAAGGGCCAAAGAACGCCATCGCGCTCAAGGCGATCGCCAACCTGAAGAAGCTCAAGCCCTCGCCCATAGGCGTGGCGAGCGATGCGGACCTGATCCAGCCGGCGAACTATGAAGAGCACCTGGAGCTGCTGGGCGAATGCGACCTGGTGATCGAGGCGATCGCCGAGCGCATGGACTGGAAGCAGGACCTGTACCACAAGATTGCGCCGCACGTGCCCGCGCACACGCTGCTCGCATCCAACACCTCGGGCCTGTCGATCACCAGGCTGAGCGAGGCGCTGCCCGAGCAGCTGCGCCACCGCTTTTGCGGCATCCACTTCTTCAACCCGCCGCGCTACATGCCGCTGGTGGAGCTGATCGCCACCCCCGCCACCGAGCCGCGCGTGCTCGACCAGCTCGAAGCCTTCGTCACCAGCGGCCTGGGCAAGGGCGTGGTGCGCGCCAAGGACACGCCCAACTTCATCGCCAACCGCATCGGCATCGCCGGCATCCTCTCGACCATGAAGGAGGCCGAGAAGTACGGCCTGAGCTTTGACGTGGTGGACGACCTCACCGGCAAGAAGCTCGGGCGCGCGTCCAGCGGGACTTTTCGCACGGCCGACGTCGTGGGCCTGGACACCATGGCCCACGTCATCAAGACCATGCAGGACAACCTGGGTCCTGAAACCGATCCGTTCTACGACAGCTTCGGCACGCCGCCGGTGCTGGCCAAGCTGATCGAGCTGGGCCACCTCGGCCAGAAGACCAAGGCGGGCTTTTACAAGAAGGCGGGGCGCGACATCCTGCGCTTCGAGCTGGAGAGCGAAGACTACGTGCCCGCTGGCGCCAAGGCCGACGAGGTCTATGGCCGCATGCTCAAGAAGCCGGCCGCCGAGCGCCTGAAGCTCTTGCGCAACGCCCAGGGCGCCGAGGGGCAATTCCTCTGGGCCATCCTGCGCAACGGCTTTCACTACGCCGCGCTGCACCTGGCCGACATCGCCGAGACCGCGCGCGACGTGGACCAGGCCATGCGCTGGGGCTTCGGCATGAAGCAGGGCCCCTTCGAGCTGTGGCAGGAGGCCGGTTGGCTCGAAGTGGCGAAGATGGTGCAGGAGGACATAGACGCCGGCCGGGCGCTCACGCGCGCGCCGCTGCCCGAATGGGTCTTCAAGGGCCCGGTGGCGGATGCCGGCGGGGTGCATACCGCCCAGGGTTCGTGGAGCCCGTCTGCTGGAAAATTCATAGCGCGTCGCGCAATGCCCGTCTACGAAAGGCAGTATTTTCCCGAGAAACTGCTGGGCGAAGACCAGCTGCCCGACTGGCGCAGCGGCGGCACCACCATCAGCGACGGCGAGGGCCTGCGCCTGTGGACGCTGGACGCGGGCGACTGCGAGAAGTCCGAGCAGGTCCTGATCGCCTCCATCAAGAGCAAGATGCACGCCATCGGCCCGGCGGTGATCGAGGAACTGGGCGAAGCCATTGAGCTTGCCGAGCGCGAATACGCCGCCATGGTGATCTGGTCGGGCGACGCGCCGTTTTCCGTCGGCGCCGACCTGCAGGCCGCGATGCCGGCTTTC
This portion of the Comamonas flocculans genome encodes:
- a CDS encoding 3-hydroxyacyl-CoA dehydrogenase/enoyl-CoA hydratase family protein, with translation MTRFNVKKVAVLGAGVMGAQIAAHLINVKVPVILFDLAAKEGPKNAIALKAIANLKKLKPSPIGVASDADLIQPANYEEHLELLGECDLVIEAIAERMDWKQDLYHKIAPHVPAHTLLASNTSGLSITRLSEALPEQLRHRFCGIHFFNPPRYMPLVELIATPATEPRVLDQLEAFVTSGLGKGVVRAKDTPNFIANRIGIAGILSTMKEAEKYGLSFDVVDDLTGKKLGRASSGTFRTADVVGLDTMAHVIKTMQDNLGPETDPFYDSFGTPPVLAKLIELGHLGQKTKAGFYKKAGRDILRFELESEDYVPAGAKADEVYGRMLKKPAAERLKLLRNAQGAEGQFLWAILRNGFHYAALHLADIAETARDVDQAMRWGFGMKQGPFELWQEAGWLEVAKMVQEDIDAGRALTRAPLPEWVFKGPVADAGGVHTAQGSWSPSAGKFIARRAMPVYERQYFPEKLLGEDQLPDWRSGGTTISDGEGLRLWTLDAGDCEKSEQVLIASIKSKMHAIGPAVIEELGEAIELAEREYAAMVIWSGDAPFSVGADLQAAMPAFIAAGVDAIDGLSQELQNTMLRIRYAQVPVVAAVHGMALGGGCELAIYCARRVAHMESYMGLVEIGVGLVPGAGGLTWIARRAAENAQASTGKDLLPFLTEGFTAAATAKVGTSALECRQIGYLLDSDIVVPHKEELLYVAVNEARAMATGGWRAPLRRSFPVAGRSGSATIRGQLTNMRAGGFISDHDQHIATLIAEIVCGGDVDAGTLVNEEYLMALERKAFCALIQHPKTQERILGMLSTGKPVRN